From one Amaranthus tricolor cultivar Red isolate AtriRed21 chromosome 17, ASM2621246v1, whole genome shotgun sequence genomic stretch:
- the LOC130804617 gene encoding helicase and polymerase-containing protein TEBICHI isoform X5 translates to MDLNDNRSRIDQFFSSKKKRTLSPKIVKDSSPSAKGTLESYLVASQNESVKRNLALEIDLSTKNVNGETLLLSDDGFGGLVPSRPVPREDFGAGDAGSGSGSLDTSDQIQDFEDEENLIQYCSQVQQSSLHEQKVNGRKRFGSPSELVVEGTTSKRRHYVVDKENSLPDEQTPPCDKRAPDAESCSSFSTEAINSTARVDFNKDFCKSQVSLRKCNKITESASMVNDCTTPAARCTKLSARETPVSLHGSSVFSLGEAFWNEAIQVIDGLCAQTGNDLHQVGNDTCMKKTQDVEFSRDCAVESSNNKVNVPADIDASCSKQTELNTTLLGKFEETGELDASPLPVKHFDFSCDGKNLVVGQPSHLCLENRDRVANDSTTWSSVDQKRPEDKNATPPVFETQKRRHDLLGPIGGNISKDSPNRDIADFVVPVITNGATTPSSYMPLKDGLDISNWLPSAICNIYKRKGIAKLYPWQVDCLQIDGVLEKRNLVYCASTSAGKSFVAEILMLRRVIDSGKIALLVLPYVSICVEKAEHLEVLLEPIGKHVRTYYGSQGGGTLPKDTSVAVCTIEKANSLVNRLLEEDRLSEVGIIVIDELHMVADPSRGYLLELLLTKLRYAAGEGNGEACSGGSSATSSGKGDIATGLQIVGMSATMPNVAAVADWLHAALYQTEFRPVPLEEYIKVGNNIFDKSMEIVRTFPKSANLGGKDPDHVVELCNEVVQDGHSVLIFCSSRKGCESTAKHISMYLKKFSVKIQDESSEFTDVFSAIDALRRCPVGLDPVLEETLPSGVAYHHAGLTVEEREIVETCYRKGLVRVLTATSTLAAGVNLPARRVIFRQPKIGCDFIDGTRYKQMAGRAGRTGIDAKGESVLICRPEEIKRIKALLNDSCPPLQSCLSEDKNGMTHAILEVVASGIVQTANDIHRYVRCTLLNSTKPFEDVVKSAQDSLRWLCHKKFLEWNEHTKLYSATPLGRASFGSSLSPEESLIVLDDLSRAREGFVLASDLHLVYLATPTNVDVEPDWELFYERFMQLSSIEQSVGNRVGIVEPFLMRMAHGAPVRTGSHSRNAIKGLHSRIDSQLGVSKSNALSDEQSLRVCRRFYVALILSRLVQELPVGEVCAAFKVARGMVQALQENAGRFASMVSLFCERLGWQDLEGLFAKFQNRFSFGVRAEIVELTTIPCVKGSRARALYKGGLRTPLAIAEASITEIEKALFESVSWTAQADQAQRRIQLGIAKKIKNGARKIVLDRAEEARVTAFSAFQSLGLTVPQLSCPVLLPTNDGSNSNGSSNTGENSTSSFAHYKRRGKDISIGRQESEAGPDTNAGRSAKCLDTSLDISNKVNALPIGGIQVSSTPTKDLVPSSCSDLNETMSCIEAVDKEGQRLGVEKSTSGRNKLRSNDKGPINVASASSLDTLLDLWESVGDFHFDVHFSKKSEANSLLAYEVHGLAICWENSLVYYVNLAKILRNSDFDSCNNECSGQVNSIDANILLVMKILRWHRIVRILERTGVRKFTWNLKIQVQVLKNAGLSLNKNSLSRSINSAAIELVDGSFCRLPQVILHDGIDLCVVAWILWPEEEKSSNPSLEKEVKKRVSSEAAAAANQSGRWKNQMRRAAHNGCCRRVAQVRALHCVLWKLLVSEGLVDALMSIELPLVHVLADMEDKGIGVDMEGCLKARKLLSKKLKILENEAYKLAGVTFSLYMPADIANVLYDHLKLPIPEGRKKGKQHVSTDKQCLNLLRLEHPIVPVIKEHRTLAKLLNCTLGSICSLAKLSMRTQRYTLHGHWLQTSTATGRLSMEEPNLQCVAHMVEFRMHQNGDPQGDSDGTNLKINARDFFIPTEENWLLLTADYSQIELRLMAHFSRDLFLIELLSKSDGDAFSMIASRWTGKPEHNVSSQEREQTKRLVYGILYGMGANSLAEQLNCSADEAKEKIQSFKNSFPGVASWLHEAVAYCRQHGYVQTLKGRKRFLSKIKVGNSKEKAKAERQAVNSICQGSAADIIKIAMINLYSVIAGFNTCNSTDALATKFSMLKGHCHILLQSLCIPENVTIRRPTSSELKRILSPLRLLVH, encoded by the exons ATGGATCTCAACGATAATCGCTCGCGTATTGATCAG TTTTTCTCGTCAAAGAAAAAGAGAACCCTTTCACCAAAGATTGTTAAAGATTCATCTCCTAGTGCAAAAGGAACTTTGGAAAGTTACTTGGTGGCCTCACAGAATGAATCTGTGAAAAGAAATTTGGCACTGGAGATTGATTTGTCTACCAAAAATGTAAATGGAGAAACCCTTTTGCTTAGTGATGATGGCTTCGGGGGTTTAGTTCCGTCCAGACCGGTTCCAAGAGAAGATTTTGGTGCTGGAGATGCTGGTAGTGGATCAGGTAGCCTGGATACTTCGGACCAAATTCAAGATTTTGAGGACGAGGAAAATCTAATACAGTATTGCAG TCAAGTCCAGCAAAGCTCACTTCATGAGCAAAAAGTGAATGGGCGTAAAAGATTTGGAAGTCCATCGGAGCTTGTTGTAGAAGGTACAACATCTAAGAGAAGACATTATGTTGTTGATAAAGAAAACTCACTGCCAGATGAGCAGACGCCACCTTGTGATAAAAGGGCTCCTGATGCTGAGTCGTGCAGCAGTTTTTCTACTGAAGCTATCAACTCCACCGCACGA GTAGACTTTAATAAAGATTTTTGCAAGTCTCAAGTCAGCTTAAGAAAATGCAATAAAATTACCGAGTCGGCTTCAATGGTGAATGACTGCACCACGCCTGCTGCACGTTGTACGAAATTGAGTGCCCGTGAAACTCCAGTATCACTTCATGGGAGCTCTGTATTCTCACTGGGAGAAGCATTTTGGAATGAGGCAATTCAAGTTATCGATGGTTTATGTGCTCAAACTGGTAATGACTTACACCAAGTGGGAAACGATACTTGTATGAAGAAGACTCAAGATGTAGAGTTCTCTCGTGATTGTGCTGTTGAAAGTTCAAATAATAAAGTCAATGTGCCAGCCGATATTGATGCTAGTTGTTCTAAGCAAACTGAACTTAATACTACATTGCTGGGGAAGTTTGAGGAAACTGGGGAACTAGACGCATCCCCATTGCCAGTAAAGCATTTTGACTTTTCATGCGATGGCAAAAATTTGGTTGTAGGTCAGCCAAGTCATCTTTGTTTAGAAAACAGAGATAGAGTTGCTAATGATAGCACAACATGGAGTTCTGTAGATCAAAAGAGACCAGAAGATAAGAATGCAACACCACCTGTTTTTGAAACTCAGAAGAGGAGGCATGACTTGTTAGGTCCTATTGGTGGCAACATCAGTAAAGATTCACCAAATAGGGATATTGCAGACTTTGTGGTTCCTGTTATCACCAATGGAGCTACTACTCCTTCAAGTTACATGCCGTTGAAAGATGGGTTGGACATAAGCAATTGGCTCCCCTCTGCAATATGCAACatttataaaagaaaaggaatagCAAAACTCTATCCTTGGCAG GTTGATTGTCTTCAAATAGATGGCGTTTTGGAGAAGAGAAATCTCGTTTATTGTGCATCTACAAG TGCTGGGAAGAGTTTTGTTGCTGAGATCTTGATGTTGAGACGTGTCATAGACTCTGGGAAAATTGCCCTGCTAGTGCTGCCTTATGTTTCAAtctgtgttgaaaag GCAGAACATCTCGAGGTCTTGTTGGAACCCATTGGCAAGCATGTACGTACTTATTATGGGAGCCAAGGCGGAGGAACACTTCCTAAAGATACATCAGTAGCTGTCTGTACTATTGAGAAGGCCAATTCATTAGTTAACAGATTGCTGGAAGAAGATAGATTATCAGAAGTCggcattattgttattgatgaACTACACATG GTTGCTGATCCCAGCAGGGGTTATTTGTTGGAGCTTCTATTAACAAAGCTTCGCTATGCAGCTGGTGAAGGTAATGGTGAGGCATGTAGTGGTGGAAGTTCAGCCACAAGTAGTGGTAAGGGTGACATAGCGACTGGTCTGCAAATTGTTGGAATGAGTGCTACAATGCCAAATGTGGCAGCAGTTGCAGATTGGCTTCAT gcAGCTTTATACCAGACTGAATTTCGTCCAGTCCCCTTGGAAGAGTATATAAAAGTGGGTAACAATATCTTTGACAAAAGTATGGAAATAGTTAGGACATTTCCTAAGTCGGCAAATCTTGGAGGCAAAGATCCAGACCATGTTGTTGAATTATGCAATGAG GTTGTTCAAGATGGTCATTCTGTACTTATATTCTGTTCTAGTCGGAAAGGATGTGAATCTACTGCTAAGCATATTTCAATGTATCTTAAGAAGTTCTCGGTGAAAATTCAAGACGAGTCTAGTGAATTCACTGATGTTTTCTCAGCCATCGATGCCTTGAGAAGGTGTCCTGTGGGTTTAGATCCTGTGTTAGAGGAAACTCTCCCCTCTGGTGTCGCTTATCATCATGCTGGCCTCACT GTTGAGGAAAGAGAAATTGTGGAAACTTGTTACCGTAAAGGTTTGGTACGTGTCCTTACTGCGACATCCACTCTTGCGGCTGGTGTTAATTTGCCTGCAAGGCGAGTCATATTTCGACAACCCAAGAttggttgtgattttattgatgGGACGAGGTATAAACAAATGGCTGGCAGAGCTGGTCGAACTGGTATAGATGCAAAAGGAGAAAGT GTGCTTATCTGTAGGCCTGAAGAAATCAAGAGAATAAAGGCCCTTCTGAATGATAGTTGCCCGccattgcaatcttgtctttctgAAGATAAAAATGGAATGACTCATGCTATTCTTGAAGTTGTGGCTAGTGGAATTGTTCAAACAGCAAATGATATTCATCGATATGTGAGGTGTACGCTCTTAAATTCTACAAAACCATTTGAAGATGTTGTTAAATCTGCGCAAGATTCTCTTAGGTGGTTATGTCATAAAAAGTTTCTTGAATGGAATGAACATACAAAATTGTACAGCGCCACTCCTTTGGGACGTGCTTCTTTCGGAAGTTCTCTTTCTCCAGAAGAATCACTG ATTGTTTTGGATGATCTTTCTCGAGCAAGAGAAGGATTTGTGCTAGCATCTGATCTGCATTTGGTTTACTTGGCAACACCCACCAATGTTGATGTTGAGCCTGATTGGGAATTGTTTTACGAAAGATTTATGCAGCTGTCTTCCATAGAGCAG TCAGTTGGAAACCGCGTTGGAATTGTAGAACCATTTTTGATGCGAATGGCACATGGTGCTCCTGTACGTACTGGAAGTCATTCGAGGAATGCTATAAAAGGCTTGCATAGCCGAATAGATTCTCAGCTGGGAGTATCAAAATCCAATGCCCTCTCAGATGAACAGTCTCTTCGTGTGTGCCGGCGATTCTATGTTGCTCTTATTTTGTCACGATTAGTGCAG GAACTACCAGTTGGCGAGGTTTGTGCAGCCTTCAAAGTAGCACGAGGAATGGTTCAAGCATTACAAGAAAATGCTGGAAGATTTGCGTCCATGGTTTCTTTATTTTGTGAGCGACTTGGTTGGCAAGATCTGGAAGGCTTGTTTGCTAAATTTCAAAATCGTTTTTCTTTTGGAGTGAGAGCAGAGATTGTAGAGCTTACTACTATCCCATGTGTAAAG gGCTCTAGGGCTAGAGCATTATACAAAGGTGGCCTGCGTACTCCTTTAGCAATTGCTGAAGCATCTATTACTGAAATAGAAAAAGCTCTCTTTGAATCAGTATCTTGGACTGCCCAAG CAGATCAAGCACAGAGGCGCATTCAGTTGGGAATAGCAAAGAAGATTAAAAATGGTGCAAGGAAAATTGTGCTTGATAGAGCTGAGGAGGCGAGAGTTACTGCATTCTCGGCATTCCAATCGCTTGGACTGACTGTTCCTCAGCTCTCTTGTCCAGTCTTGTTACCTACCAACGATGGATCTAATAGCAATGGATCATCGAATACTGGAGAAAATAGTACCAGTAGCTTTGCTCATTATAAAAGACGAGGAAAGGATATTTCAATTGGGAGACAGGAAAGTGAAGCTGGTCCAGATACTAATGCTGGAAGGTCAGCAAAATGTTTGGATACTAGCCTGGATATTTCAAACAAAGTCAATGCCTTGCCTATTGGTGGAATTCAAGTTTCTTCCACACCGACTAAAGATTTAGTTCCAAGTTCTTGTTCAGATCTGAATGAAACTATGTCTTGTATTGAGGCTGTAGATAAGGAGGGTCAGAGATTGGGTGTAGAAAAATCTACCAGTGGCAGAAATAAGCTGCGTTCTAATGACAAAGGTCCTATTAATGTAGCTAGTGCGAGCAGTCTGGACACACTCTTGGATCTGTGGGAATCTGTTGGAGATTTTCATTTTGATGTCCACTTCAGCAAAAAGTCCGAAGCAAATTCTTTGCTTGCATATGAAGTACATGGGTTAGCCATTTGCTGGGAAAATTCACTCGTGTATTATGTCAATCTTGCAAAGATTTTACGGAATAGTGATTTTGACTCCTGCAACAATGAGTGTTCTGGGCAAGTGAACTCGATTGATGCCAACATCTTGTTAGTCATGAAAATTCTCCGGTGGCATAGAATTGTTCGGATACTAGAGAGAACTGGTGTACGGAAATTTACATGGAACTTAAAAATTCAGGTCCAGGTGCTAAAAAATGCTGGTCTTTCACTCAATAAAAACAGTTTGAGTCGGTCAATTAATAGTGCCGCCATCGAACTCGTAGACGGCTCATTCTGTAGGCTGCCTCAGGTTATTCTGCATGATGGAATTGACTTGTGTGTTGTAGCCTGGATCCTTTGGCCCGAGGAGGAGAAAAGCTCCAATCCAAGTCTTGAGAAG GAAGTTAAGAAGCGTGTGTCCAGTGAGGCAGCAGCAGCAGCCAATCAGAGTGGAAGGTGGAAAAATCAGATGCGAAGAGCGGCTCATAATGGTTGCTGTCGCCGTGTTGCTCAAGTACGGGCCTTACATTGTGTTCTTTGGAAATTGCTTGTTTCTGAAGGACTGGTTGACGCGCTGATGAGTATTGAACTTCCCTTG GTTCATGTCCTTGCTGATATGGAAGATAAGGGAATAGGCGTAGACATGGAAGGTTGCTTAAAGGCACGGAAATTGTTGAGCAAAAAGCTTAAGATTCTTGAGAACGAAGCTTACAAACTCGCTGGCGTGACTTTTTCACTATATATGCCCGCTGATATTGCAAATGTACTTTATGATCACTTGAAGCTCCCAATACCTGAAGGACGCAAGAAAGGAAAACAACATGTGAGTACggacaaacaatgtttgaactTATTAAG GCTTGAACACCCTATTGTTCCAGTAATTAAAGAACACCGGACATTAGCAAAGCTCCTGAATTGCACTCTAGGATCAATATGTTCTTTAGCGAAGTTATCTATGAGGACACAGAGGTACACATTACATGGTCATTGGCTACAGACGTCAACAGCAACAGGCCGACTTTCGATGGAGGAACCTAATCTTCAG TGTGTTGCACATATGGTTGAATTCAGAATGCATCAAAATGGTGATCCCCAAGGCGATTCTGATGGTACAAATCTTAAAATAAATGCCCGGGACTTTTTTATTCCGACTGAG GAAAATTGGCTTCTCTTGACTGCAGATTATTCTCAGATAGAATTACGTTTGATGGCTCACTTCTCTAGGGACCTTTTTCTGATTGAACTACTCAGTAAGTCAGATGGTGATGCCTTTTCCATGATAGCATCCAGATGGACGGGCAAGCCAGAACACAATGTTAGTTCTCAAGAGCGAGAACAAACCAAGAGGCTAGTATATGGAATTCTCTATGGCATGGGTGCTAATAGTCTTGCTGAGCAGTTGAACTGCAGTGCAGATGAAGCTAAAGAGAAAATTCAAAGTTTCAAAAATTCGTTCCCTGGTGTTGCTTCTTGGCTTCATGAAGCTGTTGCATATTGCCGTCAACACGG ATATGTGCAAACTCTCAAGGGTAGAAAACgctttctatcaaaaataaagGTTGGCAACAGCAAGGAAAAAGCTAAAGCTGAGAGACAAGCAGTGAATTCTATATGTCAG GGTTCTGCCGCCGACATAATCAAGATAGCTATGATTAACCTGTACTCTGTAATTGCTGGGTTCAATACATGTAACTCCACCGATGCACTTGCGACAAAATTTTCTATGCTGAAGGGGCACTGCCATATTCTTTTGCAG AGCCTATGCATCCCTGAAAACGTGACGATTCGTCGTCCAACTAGCTCGGAGTTGAAACGGATTTTGTCTCCTCTTCGACTGCTCGTGCACTGA